One region of Fusobacterium periodonticum 1_1_41FAA genomic DNA includes:
- a CDS encoding response regulator transcription factor, with translation MIKLLIVEDSEETVDLIKLILSNETDIKILDASTIKDGMNLVKKDIFDIILLDLSLPDGNGTYICEQVRKFPELYGKPFIVALTADTSQESVNKNLELGCDDYIKKPFDTQELLIRLKKFIKRLPQNKEVITYDSIKLFLTNKTALYNEEFIDLSKNEFEVLHYFIINKGLLLTRVNILDNVWKENLDISDKAVDQCLKRLRKKLPILNDNLVSKRGFGYILK, from the coding sequence ATGATAAAACTTTTAATAGTAGAAGATTCAGAAGAAACAGTAGATTTAATAAAACTTATACTTTCTAATGAAACTGATATAAAAATTTTAGATGCCAGTACGATAAAGGATGGAATGAATTTAGTAAAAAAAGATATTTTTGACATTATTTTACTTGACTTATCTCTACCTGATGGAAATGGAACTTATATATGTGAACAAGTTAGGAAATTTCCAGAACTTTATGGGAAACCATTTATTGTAGCACTTACAGCTGATACTTCACAAGAAAGTGTTAATAAAAATCTTGAATTAGGCTGTGATGACTATATTAAAAAACCTTTTGATACACAGGAACTACTTATTAGATTAAAAAAATTTATAAAAAGATTACCTCAAAATAAAGAGGTCATTACTTATGATAGTATAAAATTGTTTTTAACTAATAAAACAGCTTTATACAATGAAGAATTTATAGACTTATCTAAAAATGAATTTGAAGTTTTACATTATTTTATCATAAATAAAGGACTTCTTTTAACGAGGGTAAATATTTTGGATAATGTATGGAAAGAAAATTTAGACATAAGTGATAAGGCAGTTGATCAATGTTTGAAAAGACTGAGAAAGAAGCTTCCAATTTTAAACGATAATCTTGTTTCAAAAAGAGGCTTTGGCTATATTTTAAAGTA
- a CDS encoding hybrid sensor histidine kinase/response regulator, with amino-acid sequence MQAHKKISIINTFFLFIFFSIFIYFFNIEISLNNILKISILIFTYYLLSIFFTKFFLLDTYKTIQKLDKILSTLHNKFINELEDNFFSLQECFNEVFSTIKLDILDILVKEEEIKKEKEKAEILSTELKELNKNLEDKVRERTKELRISKEMAESANKAKNEFLAKISHEMRTPLTPIIGYSRILAKDIEDPSYKEKLEIIHTSGVKLLNFTNELLDFSKIESGKVDLNYEPFNVRVLFQDIYHEHIDLAEAKGIDFKIDYLHANVSIYSDKIKIYEIAKNIIHNALKYTNKGFVLCDVFVEKNTLYFNVYDSGIGISEENIANIFESFVQIGKEQSGAGLGLSITKKLLKVLNGTIEVESKVGQGSTFKIQIPIETSQKEFENFSDVVNKLLNSNNSGIKTIFLKSILKLPLRIKDLKDAHKKQDIEEVRKINHLIKGTYGNLNLSLVYDISEKISLELKKENVSFDSVLHYIEELEYLTHTLDYNELFNTYLQFKERKIKILIAEDAEETRDFLKVLLETPLIEVTCVENGLEALNMLKVEKFDLVFLDISMPVMDGVQTVTTIKANDNFKDLPVVALTAHAIIGYKEKYLNYGFDAYITKPINDSVLFSCLEKFILSEKR; translated from the coding sequence ATGCAAGCACATAAAAAAATTAGTATTATTAATACATTTTTCTTATTTATTTTTTTTAGTATATTTATATATTTTTTTAATATAGAAATTTCTTTGAATAATATATTAAAAATTTCTATTTTAATTTTTACTTACTATTTATTATCCATTTTTTTTACAAAGTTTTTTTTACTGGATACTTATAAGACTATACAAAAATTAGATAAAATTCTTTCTACACTTCATAATAAATTTATAAATGAGTTGGAAGATAATTTTTTTAGTTTACAAGAATGTTTTAATGAAGTATTTTCAACAATAAAGTTAGATATCCTAGATATTCTAGTAAAGGAAGAAGAAATTAAAAAGGAGAAAGAAAAAGCCGAAATTTTAAGTACTGAGTTAAAAGAATTAAACAAAAATTTGGAAGATAAAGTTAGAGAGAGAACAAAAGAATTAAGAATTTCTAAGGAAATGGCAGAATCGGCAAATAAGGCTAAAAATGAATTTTTGGCTAAGATTAGCCACGAGATGCGTACGCCACTTACTCCTATTATTGGATATTCAAGAATTTTAGCAAAGGATATTGAAGATCCTTCATACAAGGAAAAACTAGAAATAATACATACTTCAGGAGTAAAATTATTGAATTTTACAAATGAACTTTTAGATTTCTCGAAAATAGAATCAGGTAAGGTTGATTTAAATTACGAACCTTTTAATGTAAGAGTCTTGTTTCAAGACATATATCATGAACATATTGATTTGGCTGAAGCTAAAGGTATTGATTTTAAAATTGATTATTTGCATGCAAATGTTTCAATTTACTCTGATAAGATAAAAATTTATGAAATTGCTAAAAACATTATTCACAATGCCTTGAAGTATACAAATAAAGGTTTTGTACTGTGTGATGTTTTTGTAGAAAAGAATACTTTATATTTCAATGTCTATGATAGTGGAATTGGAATTTCAGAAGAAAATATAGCAAATATTTTCGAAAGTTTTGTTCAAATAGGAAAGGAACAGTCAGGGGCTGGTTTAGGTCTAAGTATTACTAAAAAATTACTTAAAGTACTGAATGGAACAATTGAAGTTGAAAGTAAAGTAGGGCAAGGCTCTACTTTTAAAATTCAAATTCCTATTGAAACTTCACAAAAAGAGTTTGAAAACTTTTCAGATGTTGTAAATAAACTTTTAAATTCTAATAATAGTGGAATTAAAACTATATTTTTAAAGAGCATTTTAAAATTACCACTTAGAATAAAAGATTTAAAGGATGCACATAAAAAACAAGATATTGAAGAGGTTAGAAAGATTAATCATTTAATTAAAGGAACCTATGGAAACCTTAATTTATCACTTGTTTATGATATTTCTGAAAAAATATCTCTTGAATTAAAAAAAGAAAATGTTTCCTTTGATTCAGTTTTACACTATATAGAAGAATTAGAATATTTAACTCATACTTTAGATTATAATGAACTTTTCAATACTTATCTTCAATTTAAAGAAAGAAAAATTAAAATTTTAATCGCTGAAGATGCTGAAGAAACTAGAGATTTCTTAAAAGTTCTATTAGAAACACCACTTATTGAAGTTACTTGTGTAGAAAATGGTTTAGAAGCTCTTAATATGTTAAAGGTTGAAAAGTTTGATTTAGTATTTTTAGATATATCAATGCCTGTTATGGATGGTGTTCAAACTGTTACTACAATTAAGGCTAATGATAATTTCAAAGATCTTCCTGTTGTTGCACTTACAGCACATGCAATAATAGGTTATAAAGAAAAATATTTGAATTACGGTTTTGATGCCTATATTACAAAACCAATTAATGATTCTGTTTTGTTTAGTTGTTTAGAAAAATTTATACTTAGTGAGAAAAGGTGA
- a CDS encoding 1-propanol dehydrogenase PduQ, with amino-acid sequence MKIFEANTEIHIGDKFEEAISKIKAKKAFIVTDSIMYKIGLTKKFENILKEKNIDYKVFSEVEVDPSFEVINKALDKVIDFLPDVIVALGGGSSLDTAKSIKYFIKKSNLSIPLIALPTTSGTGSEVTSYAVLTDRKNNIKIPLKDDVMFPEYAILDPELTKTLPKSVVADSGIDALTHAIESYTCKGANFYTQIYALYSIKLIFKNLFRMFNNIKDEEARVEMSKASCIAGFAFEKSGLGINHSIAHAIGGKFHIAHGKINGTILPYIIRFNSGDKTTAKRYYEIAKDLGFPASTIEEGAESLALAVELLNKSLGLPSCVKELAIDKEKYSNEINIMAKSALEDICTGGNIREVNLEDLKKLFEKVYG; translated from the coding sequence ATGAAAATTTTTGAGGCGAATACAGAAATACATATAGGGGACAAATTCGAAGAAGCTATTAGTAAGATTAAAGCTAAAAAAGCCTTTATAGTTACAGATTCTATTATGTATAAGATAGGACTAACTAAAAAATTTGAAAATATATTAAAAGAAAAAAATATAGACTACAAAGTTTTTAGTGAAGTAGAAGTTGATCCTTCATTTGAAGTTATAAATAAAGCCTTAGATAAAGTTATTGATTTTTTACCAGATGTAATAGTAGCTCTTGGAGGAGGTTCATCTCTTGATACTGCTAAATCTATTAAATATTTTATAAAAAAATCTAATTTATCTATACCTTTAATAGCTTTACCTACTACAAGTGGAACAGGTTCTGAAGTAACTTCCTATGCAGTTCTTACAGATAGAAAAAACAATATTAAAATTCCATTAAAGGATGATGTAATGTTTCCAGAGTATGCAATATTGGATCCTGAACTTACAAAAACATTGCCAAAATCTGTTGTAGCTGATTCAGGTATAGATGCCCTAACTCATGCTATTGAATCATATACTTGTAAGGGAGCAAATTTCTATACTCAAATATATGCTCTTTACTCTATAAAACTTATCTTTAAAAATCTTTTTAGAATGTTCAACAATATTAAAGATGAGGAAGCTAGAGTTGAGATGTCAAAGGCATCTTGTATAGCTGGTTTTGCTTTTGAAAAATCTGGTCTAGGTATAAATCATAGTATAGCCCATGCTATTGGTGGAAAATTCCATATAGCTCATGGAAAGATAAATGGAACTATATTACCATACATAATCAGATTTAATTCAGGAGATAAAACTACTGCTAAAAGATACTATGAAATTGCAAAAGATTTAGGATTCCCAGCAAGCACTATAGAAGAAGGAGCTGAAAGTTTAGCACTTGCTGTTGAACTATTGAATAAAAGTTTAGGTCTTCCTTCATGTGTAAAAGAATTAGCAATAGATAAAGAAAAATATAGTAATGAAATAAACATCATGGCAAAATCTGCACTTGAAGATATTTGTACTGGTGGAAATATAAGAGAAGTAAATTTAGAAGATTTAAAAAAATTATTTGAAAAAGTGTATGGGTAA
- the pduB gene encoding propanediol utilization microcompartment protein PduB, whose protein sequence is MQENLVQKMVAEVVEKLKDKGICETPKKVESDCACASKNDCRLTEFVGLTTHGHGIGLVIANVDSALHEAMGLDKKYRSIGIIGARTGAGPFIMAADEAVKATNTEVISIELPRDTEGGAGHGSLILFGAEDVSDVKRAVEVAINNVTEKFGDVYANSVGHIELQYTARASYAINKAFGAPLGKAFGLIVGAPAAIGVVIADIAVKAASVEVLAYSSPSKGTSYSNEAILAICGDSGAVKQAVLAAKEVGVKLLEAMGGEAPSASHPYI, encoded by the coding sequence ATGCAAGAAAATTTAGTTCAAAAAATGGTAGCAGAAGTTGTTGAAAAACTGAAAGATAAAGGAATTTGTGAAACTCCTAAAAAAGTGGAATCTGACTGTGCTTGTGCTAGTAAAAATGATTGTCGTTTGACAGAATTTGTAGGACTTACTACTCACGGACATGGAATAGGGCTTGTTATAGCAAATGTTGATTCAGCATTACATGAAGCAATGGGGCTTGACAAAAAATATCGTTCAATAGGTATTATTGGAGCAAGAACAGGAGCAGGTCCATTCATAATGGCAGCTGATGAAGCAGTAAAAGCTACAAATACAGAAGTTATTAGTATTGAATTACCAAGAGATACTGAAGGTGGAGCAGGACATGGATCACTTATCCTATTTGGAGCTGAAGATGTATCAGATGTAAAAAGAGCCGTTGAAGTTGCTATTAACAATGTAACTGAAAAATTTGGAGATGTATATGCTAACAGTGTTGGACATATAGAACTTCAATATACAGCAAGAGCATCTTATGCTATTAATAAAGCTTTTGGAGCACCACTTGGAAAAGCTTTTGGTCTAATTGTTGGAGCACCAGCTGCTATTGGTGTTGTTATAGCTGACATTGCAGTAAAAGCCGCAAGTGTTGAAGTTTTAGCTTATTCATCTCCTTCAAAAGGAACTAGCTACTCAAACGAAGCTATTTTAGCAATTTGTGGAGATTCTGGAGCAGTTAAACAAGCAGTTTTAGCAGCAAAAGAAGTTGGAGTAAAACTTCTTGAAGCAATGGGTGGAGAAGCACCATCTGCATCTCATCCATATATCTAA
- a CDS encoding propanediol/glycerol family dehydratase large subunit, with protein MKSKRFEVLSNRPVNKDGYVKEWPEVGLIAMNSPLDPKPSIVIENGKVVELDGKKRANFDLLDYFIADYGIVLKNAEKVMAMDSLVIAKKLVDINITRDEILEITLSLTPAKMAEVIGKLSVLEMMMAVNKMRARKTPSNQCHVTNLRDLPVQIAADAAEAALRGFAEQETTVAVARYAPFNAISLLIGAQAGRPGILTQCAVEEATELLLGMRGLTAYAETVSVYGTEPVFIDGDDTPWSKTFLASAYASRGLKMRYTSGSGSEVLMGYAEGCSMLYLECRCLFMTKGAGVQGIQNGSVSCIGVPGAVPGGIREVIGENLVAMLLDLECASSNDQTFTHSDLRRVARSLMQMIPGTDFICSGYSSTPNYDNMFAGSNWDAEDYDDWNIIQRDLRIDAGLRPVREEEVIKVRNKAARAIQAVFDALGFPEITDEEVEAATYAHGSKDIPERDMVADMKAASEMMERGITGIDIVKALKSKGFDDLADSLLKLMKLRVSGDHLHTSAILDKDFNVISAVNDRNDYTGPGTGYQISAERWAELSDIQNAADASKIK; from the coding sequence ATGAAGTCTAAACGTTTTGAGGTATTAAGTAATAGACCTGTAAATAAAGATGGATATGTAAAGGAATGGCCTGAAGTTGGATTGATAGCAATGAATTCACCTTTAGATCCAAAACCAAGTATAGTTATAGAAAATGGAAAAGTAGTGGAATTAGATGGTAAAAAGAGAGCAAATTTCGATTTACTAGATTATTTCATAGCAGATTATGGAATAGTATTAAAAAATGCTGAAAAAGTTATGGCTATGGACTCATTAGTAATAGCTAAAAAACTTGTTGATATAAATATTACAAGAGATGAAATATTAGAAATAACATTATCATTAACTCCAGCAAAGATGGCAGAAGTAATTGGAAAATTATCAGTTCTTGAAATGATGATGGCAGTTAATAAGATGAGAGCAAGAAAAACTCCTTCTAACCAATGTCACGTTACAAACTTAAGAGACCTTCCAGTACAAATAGCTGCTGATGCTGCAGAAGCTGCATTAAGAGGATTTGCAGAACAAGAAACTACCGTTGCTGTTGCAAGATATGCTCCATTTAATGCAATTTCATTACTTATAGGAGCTCAAGCAGGTAGACCTGGAATCTTAACTCAATGTGCAGTTGAAGAAGCTACTGAACTTTTACTAGGAATGAGAGGACTTACTGCTTATGCTGAAACAGTTTCAGTTTATGGAACAGAACCTGTATTTATTGATGGAGATGACACACCTTGGTCAAAAACTTTCCTAGCTTCAGCTTATGCTTCAAGAGGATTAAAGATGAGATATACATCTGGATCAGGTTCAGAAGTATTAATGGGATATGCTGAAGGTTGCTCAATGTTATACCTAGAATGTCGTTGCTTATTCATGACAAAAGGAGCAGGAGTTCAAGGAATACAAAATGGATCAGTTAGTTGTATTGGAGTGCCAGGAGCAGTACCAGGTGGTATAAGAGAAGTTATAGGAGAAAACTTAGTTGCAATGTTACTTGACCTAGAATGTGCTTCAAGTAATGACCAAACATTTACTCACTCTGATTTAAGAAGAGTTGCAAGATCTTTAATGCAAATGATACCAGGAACTGACTTTATCTGTTCAGGATATAGCTCAACTCCTAACTATGACAACATGTTTGCTGGTTCTAACTGGGATGCAGAAGACTATGATGACTGGAATATTATACAAAGAGACTTAAGAATCGATGCTGGATTAAGACCAGTTAGAGAAGAAGAAGTTATAAAAGTAAGAAACAAAGCTGCAAGAGCTATACAAGCTGTATTTGATGCTTTAGGTTTCCCTGAAATAACTGATGAAGAAGTTGAAGCAGCTACTTATGCTCATGGAAGTAAAGATATCCCTGAAAGAGATATGGTTGCAGATATGAAAGCAGCTAGTGAAATGATGGAAAGAGGAATCACAGGTATAGATATAGTTAAAGCTCTAAAATCAAAAGGATTTGATGATTTAGCAGATAGTCTATTAAAACTTATGAAACTTAGAGTATCTGGAGACCACTTACATACATCTGCAATCTTAGATAAAGATTTCAATGTTATAAGTGCTGTAAATGATAGAAATGACTATACAGGTCCTGGAACTGGATACCAAATTTCTGCTGAAAGATGGGCTGAACTTTCTGATATTCAAAATGCAGCAGACGCATCAAAGATTAAATAG
- a CDS encoding propanediol/glycerol family dehydratase medium subunit, with translation MQLNDKDIRSIVEEVVKRYLNSSENSEVKSTPVVTRAEERVGNKLELIDEGQAQKGTRSDEVIIAVAPAFGIYQTETITHIPHADVLKEIMAGIEEEGLVPRVIRVLRTSDVSILANDGAKLSGSGIGIGLQSKGTAVIHQKDLFPLTNLELFPQAPLIQREHYRMIGKNAAKYAKGESPKPVPQMNDQMARPKYQSIAALLHIKETEHVKVNAKPVQLKVVFK, from the coding sequence ATGCAACTAAATGATAAAGATATTAGAAGTATCGTAGAAGAAGTAGTAAAAAGATATTTAAATAGCTCTGAAAATTCTGAAGTTAAAAGTACTCCTGTTGTTACGAGAGCAGAAGAAAGAGTTGGAAATAAATTAGAATTAATTGATGAAGGACAAGCTCAAAAAGGAACTAGAAGTGATGAAGTTATAATCGCAGTAGCACCTGCTTTTGGAATATACCAAACAGAAACTATAACTCATATACCTCATGCTGATGTTTTAAAAGAAATTATGGCAGGTATAGAAGAAGAAGGATTAGTTCCAAGAGTTATAAGAGTATTAAGAACATCAGATGTTTCAATACTTGCAAATGATGGAGCTAAATTAAGTGGTTCAGGTATAGGAATAGGACTACAATCTAAGGGAACAGCTGTTATTCACCAAAAAGATTTATTCCCATTAACTAACCTTGAATTATTCCCACAAGCACCATTGATTCAAAGAGAACATTATAGAATGATTGGTAAAAATGCAGCTAAATATGCAAAAGGAGAATCTCCTAAGCCAGTTCCTCAAATGAACGACCAAATGGCTAGACCTAAATACCAATCAATAGCAGCATTATTACACATAAAAGAAACTGAACATGTAAAAGTTAATGCAAAACCAGTTCAATTAAAAGTTGTATTTAAATAA
- a CDS encoding diol dehydratase small subunit: protein MDQELLEKMVKEVMASLAGNNTVNNEESPRSTNRVNRQDYPLSIKRAELVKSATGKKLEDITIENVMSGKIGAEDCRIAPETLEMQAQIAESVGRHAFARNLRRAAELIAVPDTRVLEIYNALRPYRSTKAELLAIADELENKYNAKVNAQLVKEAAELYEKRDRLRKD from the coding sequence TTGGATCAAGAATTATTAGAAAAAATGGTAAAAGAAGTTATGGCTTCTCTAGCAGGAAATAACACTGTAAATAATGAAGAAAGTCCAAGAAGTACAAATAGAGTTAATCGTCAAGATTATCCTTTAAGTATAAAAAGAGCAGAGTTAGTAAAATCTGCAACTGGAAAAAAATTAGAAGATATCACTATTGAAAATGTTATGAGTGGTAAGATTGGAGCAGAAGATTGTAGAATAGCTCCTGAAACTCTTGAAATGCAAGCTCAAATAGCTGAAAGTGTTGGAAGACATGCCTTTGCAAGAAATTTAAGAAGAGCCGCTGAACTTATAGCAGTTCCAGATACAAGAGTACTTGAAATCTACAATGCTTTAAGACCATATAGATCTACAAAAGCTGAATTATTAGCAATAGCTGATGAATTAGAAAATAAATATAATGCAAAAGTTAATGCTCAACTTGTTAAAGAAGCTGCAGAACTATATGAAAAAAGAGATAGATTAAGAAAAGATTAG
- a CDS encoding diol dehydratase reactivase subunit alpha, translating to MKLIVGIDIGNATTESTLAEVDGENIKVIGSSIEKTTGIKGTKENIKGVYQSLHKLFEKTGTSLDELSLIRINEAAPVIGDVAMETITETIITESTMIGHNPSTPGGIGVGVGISVLLNEIDDSYINKDVIALVPESIDFESAAFKINQLTAKGINIKGAIMQRDDAVLVNNRLDHKIPIIDEVLHFDRIPMNMLTALEVADKGKVISMLSNPYGIATLFNLTSEETKMVVPISRALIGNRSAVVIKTPKGDVKSRVIPAGSIHIEGQMKNRVVSLDNGAEAIMTVLEQCYPVIDVWGEKGTNAGGMLERVRIVMAQLTNQDPKNIKIQDLLAVNTFVPQKVKGGIAEEFSMENAIGLAAMVKADKLQMEMIATELQNKINKKVVVGGVEAEMAIIGALTTPGTAKPLAIIDMGAGSTDASIMTTDGTISSCHLAGAGNMVTLLIDKELGINNIELSEDIKKYPLAKVESLFHIRHEDGSVEFFEEALNPSVFARVVILKEGAMIPLDSNQSLEKIKNVRREAKEKVFVTNTLRALKKVIPSGNVRDIDYVVLVGGSALDFEIPQMVTEALSHYGVVAGKGNIRGVEGPRNAVATGLALSYKGE from the coding sequence ATGAAACTTATTGTAGGAATAGATATAGGAAATGCAACAACAGAAAGTACTCTTGCAGAAGTTGATGGAGAAAATATAAAAGTCATAGGTAGTAGTATAGAAAAAACTACAGGTATAAAAGGAACAAAAGAAAATATAAAAGGTGTCTATCAATCTTTACATAAACTTTTTGAAAAAACAGGGACAAGTTTAGATGAACTTTCACTTATAAGAATAAATGAAGCAGCTCCAGTAATTGGCGATGTTGCCATGGAAACTATCACTGAAACAATAATAACCGAATCAACGATGATTGGGCACAATCCTTCAACACCAGGGGGAATAGGGGTAGGAGTTGGAATATCTGTTCTTTTAAATGAAATAGATGATAGCTATATAAATAAAGATGTAATAGCACTTGTTCCAGAAAGTATAGACTTTGAAAGTGCTGCTTTTAAAATCAATCAATTAACTGCAAAAGGAATAAATATAAAGGGAGCTATTATGCAAAGAGACGACGCTGTCTTAGTTAATAATAGACTTGATCATAAAATTCCAATAATTGATGAGGTTTTACATTTTGATAGAATTCCTATGAATATGTTAACTGCTCTGGAAGTAGCTGATAAAGGAAAAGTTATTTCAATGTTATCAAACCCTTATGGAATAGCAACTCTTTTTAATCTAACTTCAGAAGAAACAAAAATGGTAGTGCCTATTTCAAGAGCTTTAATAGGTAATAGATCAGCAGTTGTTATAAAAACTCCTAAAGGAGATGTAAAGTCAAGAGTTATCCCAGCAGGTTCAATTCATATAGAAGGACAAATGAAGAATAGAGTTGTTTCATTAGATAATGGAGCTGAAGCTATTATGACAGTTTTAGAACAATGTTATCCTGTGATTGATGTCTGGGGGGAAAAAGGTACTAATGCTGGTGGAATGCTTGAAAGAGTTAGAATTGTTATGGCACAACTGACTAATCAAGATCCTAAGAACATAAAAATTCAAGATTTGTTAGCAGTTAATACTTTTGTTCCACAAAAAGTTAAAGGTGGAATAGCTGAAGAATTCTCTATGGAAAATGCTATTGGACTTGCTGCTATGGTAAAAGCTGATAAACTACAAATGGAAATGATAGCAACGGAGCTACAAAATAAAATAAATAAAAAAGTTGTAGTTGGTGGAGTAGAAGCTGAAATGGCAATCATAGGTGCTTTAACAACACCAGGAACAGCAAAACCTTTAGCAATAATTGATATGGGAGCAGGTTCAACAGATGCTTCTATAATGACAACTGATGGAACAATATCATCTTGTCACTTAGCTGGAGCTGGAAATATGGTAACTCTACTTATAGATAAAGAATTAGGTATAAACAATATTGAACTTTCTGAAGATATAAAGAAATATCCTTTAGCAAAAGTGGAAAGTTTATTTCATATAAGACACGAAGATGGAAGTGTAGAATTCTTTGAAGAAGCTCTTAATCCTAGTGTATTTGCAAGAGTAGTTATTTTAAAAGAAGGTGCTATGATTCCTTTAGATTCTAATCAAAGTTTAGAAAAAATTAAAAATGTAAGAAGAGAAGCTAAGGAAAAAGTTTTTGTGACTAATACACTAAGAGCTTTAAAGAAGGTTATACCTAGTGGAAATGTTAGAGATATAGATTATGTGGTATTAGTTGGAGGTTCAGCTCTTGACTTTGAAATACCTCAAATGGTTACTGAAGCACTTTCTCATTATGGAGTAGTAGCTGGAAAGGGTAATATAAGAGGAGTAGAAGGACCAAGAAATGCTGTTGCAACTGGACTAGCTCTATCATATAAGGGGGAATAA
- a CDS encoding glycerol dehydratase reactivase beta/small subunit family protein, whose translation MTISLRERLMNEEKNPIAINIYYNKNLAIDKRIKTILCGIEEEEIPFILIPDDGDDVKVLGDKAAKSSKLGVGIGISSNRVTLYQEKLSIEKPLFECSLNSSDYILRAIGTNGARLIKGNPFIII comes from the coding sequence ATGACTATCAGTTTAAGAGAACGCTTAATGAACGAAGAGAAAAACCCCATAGCTATAAATATTTATTATAATAAAAACTTAGCTATTGATAAGAGAATAAAAACTATCCTATGTGGTATAGAAGAAGAAGAAATTCCTTTTATACTGATTCCAGATGATGGAGATGATGTAAAAGTCTTAGGAGATAAGGCTGCAAAATCTTCAAAATTAGGAGTTGGAATAGGAATAAGTTCAAATAGAGTAACTCTTTATCAAGAAAAGTTAAGTATAGAAAAACCTTTATTTGAATGTAGTCTTAATAGCTCTGATTATATATTAAGAGCAATAGGAACAAATGGAGCAAGACTTATAAAAGGGAATCCATTTATAATAATTTAA
- a CDS encoding BMC domain-containing protein: MLEALGLIEVVGLVGAIEAADTASKAADVKVIGYELTKGSGMVLVKIVGGVSAVKSAVDAASMAAERISQVVSKLVIARPSDELDKIINTEKKEVKEEVKEEVVVEEITEEVVEEVVETNENDEVSEILEEIKETQVTKNNKKNKNKK; the protein is encoded by the coding sequence ATGTTAGAGGCACTTGGACTTATTGAAGTAGTCGGATTGGTTGGAGCTATAGAAGCAGCGGATACAGCAAGTAAAGCTGCTGATGTAAAAGTTATAGGCTATGAATTGACCAAAGGCTCAGGAATGGTTCTTGTAAAAATAGTTGGAGGAGTTTCAGCAGTAAAGTCAGCAGTTGATGCAGCAAGTATGGCAGCTGAGAGAATATCTCAAGTTGTTAGTAAGCTTGTCATTGCAAGACCCTCTGATGAATTAGATAAAATTATAAATACTGAAAAAAAAGAAGTTAAAGAAGAAGTTAAAGAAGAAGTTGTAGTTGAAGAAATCACTGAAGAAGTCGTTGAAGAAGTTGTTGAAACTAATGAAAATGATGAAGTCAGTGAAATCTTAGAAGAGATTAAAGAAACTCAAGTTACAAAAAATAATAAAAAAAATAAAAACAAAAAATAA
- the pduA gene encoding propanediol utilization microcompartment protein PduA, whose amino-acid sequence MSNALGMIETKGLVGAIEAADAMTKSANVELVGYEKIGSGLVTVMVRGDVGAVKAAVDAGAAAAERVGEVKSVHVIPRPHTDTEKLLPKLDK is encoded by the coding sequence ATGAGTAACGCATTAGGTATGATAGAAACTAAAGGACTTGTTGGAGCTATAGAAGCAGCAGATGCTATGACTAAATCAGCAAATGTTGAATTAGTAGGTTATGAAAAAATAGGTTCAGGACTTGTTACTGTTATGGTTAGAGGAGATGTAGGAGCTGTTAAAGCTGCTGTTGATGCAGGAGCTGCTGCTGCTGAAAGAGTTGGAGAAGTTAAATCTGTTCATGTTATCCCTAGACCTCATACAGATACAGAAAAATTATTACCAAAATTAGATAAGTAA